One window from the genome of Rudanella lutea DSM 19387 encodes:
- a CDS encoding helix-turn-helix domain-containing protein: protein MLHKIDEGEVERIKDKIGQRFEMLRHDLKLSQAELAEEMGTTQNLIFRLENGLKVSQTSLFSTFLYFYKNYQINPEWLFSPENEYLPRYHDEKLLNIQYNIAKSKKKLDLINDLIRQFKDNDLLPDL from the coding sequence ATGTTACATAAAATAGACGAGGGCGAAGTCGAGCGAATAAAAGATAAAATTGGACAACGCTTTGAAATGCTGCGACACGATCTGAAGCTTTCACAGGCTGAATTAGCGGAGGAAATGGGTACAACACAAAACCTGATCTTTCGGCTTGAGAACGGGCTTAAAGTATCACAGACTTCGCTGTTCTCTACCTTTCTCTACTTCTATAAGAATTACCAGATAAATCCCGAGTGGTTATTCTCGCCGGAAAATGAATATTTGCCCCGGTACCATGATGAAAAACTGTTAAACATTCAATATAACATAGCGAAAAGTAAAAAGAAACTTGACTTGATCAATGATTTGATTCGACAGTTTAAGGATAATGACCTCCTGCCAGATTTGTAA